In Oryzihumus leptocrescens, the following are encoded in one genomic region:
- the mnmA gene encoding tRNA 2-thiouridine(34) synthase MnmA produces the protein MRVVAAMSGGVDSAVAAARMLDAGHDVVGVHLALSQSAATLRESARGCCTIEDAGDARRVADMLGIPFYVWDMAARFKDDVVEDFVAEYSAGRTPNPCLRCNEKIKFAALLDKALALGFDAVATGHYAQVVERPDGTRELHRAVDVAKDQSYVLGVLTEDQLARSFFPLGDTTKPQIREEAAERGFYVAKKPDSHDICFIADGDTKKWLTQRLGEQPGDIVDTDGTVVGQHQGAYAYTVGQRRGLALGRPAADGQPRYVVQVQPDTNTVVVGTADLLGVDALVGDHARWCGPAPDGVVSVGAQVRAHGEEVPATAWADGDQVHVRLERRLRGVAPGQSVVLYDGTRVVGSATISAASLDRHATAAGSS, from the coding sequence ATGCGGGTCGTCGCCGCGATGAGCGGGGGCGTCGACTCCGCGGTCGCCGCCGCCCGCATGCTCGACGCCGGCCACGACGTGGTCGGCGTCCACCTCGCGCTGTCCCAGAGCGCCGCCACCCTGCGCGAGAGCGCCCGCGGCTGCTGCACCATCGAGGACGCCGGCGACGCCCGCCGGGTCGCCGACATGCTCGGCATCCCCTTCTACGTCTGGGACATGGCCGCCCGGTTCAAGGACGATGTGGTCGAGGACTTCGTCGCGGAGTACTCCGCCGGGCGCACCCCCAACCCGTGCCTGCGCTGCAACGAGAAGATCAAGTTCGCCGCGCTGCTCGACAAGGCGCTCGCGCTGGGCTTCGACGCCGTCGCCACCGGGCACTACGCCCAGGTCGTCGAGCGGCCGGACGGCACCCGCGAGCTGCACCGCGCCGTCGACGTGGCCAAGGACCAGTCCTACGTCCTCGGCGTGCTGACCGAGGACCAGCTGGCCCGCTCCTTCTTCCCGCTCGGCGACACGACCAAGCCGCAGATCCGCGAGGAGGCGGCCGAGCGCGGGTTCTACGTCGCGAAGAAGCCCGACAGCCACGACATCTGCTTCATCGCCGACGGCGACACGAAGAAGTGGCTGACCCAGCGCCTGGGGGAGCAGCCCGGCGACATCGTCGACACCGACGGCACCGTCGTCGGGCAGCACCAGGGTGCCTACGCCTACACCGTCGGCCAGCGTCGCGGCCTGGCGCTCGGCCGGCCGGCAGCCGACGGGCAGCCGCGCTATGTCGTGCAGGTGCAGCCGGACACCAACACCGTCGTCGTCGGGACCGCCGACCTGCTGGGCGTCGACGCCCTCGTGGGTGACCACGCGCGCTGGTGCGGGCCGGCCCCGGACGGTGTCGTGTCCGTGGGGGCGCAGGTGCGCGCCCACGGCGAGGAGGTCCCCGCGACCGCATGGGCCGACGGCGACCAGGTGCACGTGCGGCTCGAGCGCCGCCTGCGCGGCGTCGCCCCCGGCCAGTCGGTGGTCCTGTATGACGGGACGCGGGTCGTCGGGTCCGCCACCATCAGCGCGGCGAGCCTGGATCGTCACGCCACGGCGGCCGGCTCGTCCTGA
- a CDS encoding enoyl-CoA hydratase/isomerase family protein, which translates to MTELVRLEVEAGIGTIRLDRPPMNALNVQVQEELRELAAEAGSRRDVSAVVVYGGEKVFAAGADIKEMQTMSYTDMVDRSAALQSAFTAIARIPKPTVAAITGYALGGGCELALACDFRVAGENAKLGQPEVLLGVIPGAGGTQRLARLVGPARAKEIIFSGRFVPADEALRIGLVDEVVDAAEVYAAARRRVEPYVGGPAYAIRAAKEAVDRGLEVDLETGLEIERMQFAGLFATKDREIGMTSFVEQGPGKAKFEGR; encoded by the coding sequence GTGACCGAGCTCGTCCGTCTCGAGGTCGAGGCCGGGATCGGCACGATCCGCCTGGACCGCCCGCCGATGAACGCGCTGAACGTGCAGGTGCAGGAGGAGCTGCGCGAGCTGGCCGCCGAGGCGGGCTCGCGTCGCGACGTCTCCGCGGTGGTCGTCTACGGCGGCGAGAAGGTCTTCGCCGCCGGCGCCGACATCAAGGAGATGCAGACCATGTCCTACACCGACATGGTCGACCGCTCCGCTGCGCTGCAGTCGGCGTTCACCGCGATCGCGCGCATCCCCAAGCCGACCGTCGCCGCGATCACCGGCTACGCGCTCGGCGGCGGCTGCGAGCTGGCCCTGGCCTGCGACTTCCGCGTCGCGGGTGAGAACGCCAAGCTCGGCCAGCCCGAGGTGCTGCTGGGCGTGATCCCCGGCGCCGGCGGCACCCAGCGCCTGGCGCGCCTGGTCGGCCCCGCCCGCGCCAAGGAGATCATCTTCTCCGGCCGGTTCGTGCCGGCGGACGAGGCGCTGCGGATCGGCCTGGTCGACGAGGTCGTCGACGCCGCCGAGGTCTACGCCGCGGCGCGCCGCCGGGTGGAGCCCTACGTCGGTGGCCCCGCCTACGCGATCCGCGCGGCCAAGGAGGCCGTCGACCGTGGCCTCGAGGTCGACCTCGAGACCGGCCTGGAGATCGAGCGGATGCAGTTCGCCGGGCTGTTCGCCACGAAGGACCGTGAGATCGGCATGACCTCGTTCGTCGAGCAGGGTCCGGGCAAGGCGAAGTTCGAAGGTCGGTAG
- a CDS encoding electron transfer flavoprotein subunit alpha/FixB family protein: MAEVLVLVDHVDGEVRKTTSELLTIARRLGEPSAVFIGTGDNYSAAASVLAQYGAEKVYRIESADVTDYLVAPKAEALAQLVASASPAAVLIPSNAEGKEIAARLAIKTESGLITDAVDVQAGEGGGVSTTQSVFAGSYTVKATVTKGTPIIAVKPNSAAPEAVQGAAADEVVEVTVSDAAKTAKITDRQPKAATGRPELTEAAIVVSGGRGTGGDFSKVEDFADSLGAAVGASRAAVDAGWYPHTNQVGQTGKQVSPQLYVAAGISGAIQHRAGMQTSKTIVAVNKDEEAPIFELVDFGVVGDLFTVLPQATEAVKAAKG; the protein is encoded by the coding sequence ATGGCTGAAGTTCTCGTTCTGGTCGACCACGTCGACGGCGAGGTGCGCAAGACGACCTCCGAGCTGCTGACCATCGCCCGCCGCCTCGGCGAGCCGTCGGCCGTCTTCATCGGCACCGGCGACAACTACTCTGCGGCTGCCTCCGTTTTGGCCCAGTACGGCGCCGAGAAGGTCTACCGCATCGAGTCCGCCGACGTCACCGACTACCTCGTGGCCCCCAAGGCCGAGGCGCTGGCCCAGCTTGTCGCCTCCGCCTCCCCGGCCGCGGTGCTCATCCCCTCCAACGCCGAGGGCAAGGAGATCGCCGCGCGCCTGGCCATCAAGACCGAGTCCGGGCTCATCACCGACGCGGTCGACGTGCAGGCCGGTGAGGGCGGCGGCGTCTCCACGACGCAGTCGGTCTTCGCGGGCTCCTACACGGTCAAGGCGACCGTCACCAAGGGCACGCCGATCATCGCGGTCAAGCCGAACTCCGCCGCCCCCGAGGCGGTCCAGGGTGCGGCCGCCGACGAGGTCGTCGAGGTGACCGTCTCCGATGCCGCCAAGACGGCCAAGATCACCGACCGCCAGCCCAAGGCCGCCACCGGCCGCCCCGAGCTGACCGAGGCCGCGATCGTGGTCTCCGGTGGCCGCGGCACCGGCGGCGACTTCTCCAAGGTGGAGGACTTCGCCGACAGCCTCGGTGCCGCCGTCGGTGCCTCCCGCGCCGCGGTCGACGCCGGCTGGTACCCGCACACCAACCAGGTCGGCCAGACCGGCAAGCAGGTCTCCCCGCAGCTGTACGTCGCGGCGGGCATCTCCGGTGCCATCCAGCACCGCGCCGGCATGCAGACGTCCAAGACGATCGTCGCGGTCAACAAGGACGAGGAGGCGCCGATCTTCGAGCTCGTCGACTTCGGCGTCGTCGGTGACCTGTTCACCGTGCTGCCGCAGGCGACCGAGGCGGTCAAGGCCGCCAAGGGCTGA
- a CDS encoding electron transfer flavoprotein subunit beta/FixA family protein: MNIVVCVKYVPDAQSDRTFNESDNTTDRVGVDGLLSELDEYAVEEALKLAEAGEGEVTVLTVGPDQAADAVKKALQMGADKGVHVNDKAIHGSDAVATSLVLAEAIKKIGAPDLVLTGMASTDGTMSVVPAMLAERLGLPQVTFASELTVEGTAVKIRRDGDAASETIEGTLPALVSVTDQINEPRYPSFKGIMAAKKKPVETWSLGDLGVDASQVGLDAAWTKVESFQQRPPRQQGQIVTDEGDGGTKLAEFLAAQKFI, encoded by the coding sequence ATGAACATCGTCGTCTGCGTCAAGTACGTGCCCGACGCACAGTCGGACCGCACGTTCAACGAGTCCGACAACACCACGGACCGGGTGGGTGTCGACGGCCTGCTCTCTGAGCTCGACGAGTACGCCGTCGAGGAGGCCCTCAAGCTGGCGGAGGCCGGCGAGGGCGAGGTCACGGTGCTGACCGTCGGTCCGGACCAGGCCGCCGACGCGGTCAAGAAGGCCCTGCAGATGGGCGCCGACAAGGGCGTGCACGTCAACGACAAGGCGATCCACGGCTCCGACGCCGTCGCCACCTCCCTGGTCCTCGCCGAGGCCATCAAGAAGATCGGCGCCCCCGACCTCGTGCTGACGGGCATGGCCTCCACCGACGGCACGATGAGCGTCGTCCCGGCGATGCTCGCCGAGCGCCTCGGCCTGCCGCAGGTGACCTTCGCCTCCGAGCTGACCGTCGAGGGCACCGCGGTCAAGATCCGCCGCGACGGCGACGCCGCCTCCGAGACCATCGAGGGCACGCTGCCCGCGCTGGTGTCGGTGACCGACCAGATCAACGAGCCGCGCTACCCCTCGTTCAAGGGGATCATGGCCGCCAAGAAGAAGCCGGTCGAGACGTGGTCGCTGGGTGACCTCGGCGTCGACGCCTCCCAGGTCGGCCTCGACGCCGCCTGGACCAAGGTCGAGTCCTTCCAGCAGCGCCCGCCGCGCCAGCAGGGCCAGATCGTCACCGACGAGGGTGACGGCGGCACGAAGCTGGCCGAGTTCCTGGCCGCGCAGAAGTTCATCTGA
- a CDS encoding acyltransferase, which translates to MGRFLRSVRWVVAHRAWGRHNLLGYLRMARARLANPGLRFEGPVFISRNVRFEVRTGYGRMVIGPYVHFGEGARIRAHEGTLRIGAKSVIGIRNTINTYLDISIGQACLFGDDVYVCDFDHRTEDLTVPIKDQGIVKSPVRIGDDVWIGTKVTVLRGADIGPGSVVAANAVARGLYPPRSVIGGVPGKVLKTR; encoded by the coding sequence GTGGGTCGCTTCCTGCGCTCGGTGCGGTGGGTGGTCGCCCACCGGGCCTGGGGCCGGCACAACCTGCTGGGCTACCTGCGCATGGCCCGGGCTCGCCTGGCGAACCCGGGCCTGCGCTTCGAGGGGCCGGTGTTCATCTCCCGCAACGTGCGCTTCGAGGTGCGCACCGGCTACGGCCGCATGGTCATCGGGCCCTACGTGCACTTCGGTGAGGGCGCCCGGATCCGGGCGCACGAGGGCACGCTGCGCATCGGCGCCAAGTCGGTGATCGGCATCCGCAACACGATCAACACCTACCTGGACATCAGCATCGGCCAGGCGTGCCTGTTCGGTGACGACGTCTACGTCTGCGACTTCGACCACCGCACCGAGGACCTCACTGTCCCGATCAAGGACCAGGGCATCGTCAAGAGCCCGGTGCGGATCGGTGACGACGTGTGGATCGGCACCAAGGTCACCGTGCTCCGCGGCGCGGACATCGGGCCGGGGTCGGTGGTTGCCGCCAACGCGGTCGCCCGCGGGCTCTACCCGCCGCGCTCGGTCATCGGCGGCGTGCCCGGCAAGGTCCTCAAGACCCGCTGA
- a CDS encoding cysteine desulfurase family protein, which produces MRDSFAYLDHAATTPMLPEAIAAMSAQMAVVGNASSLHTSGRQARRVVEESREAIAQALGARPSEVLFTSGGTESDNLAVKGTFLARREADHRRVRLLVSAVEHHAVLDCVDHLVTHEGAKVTWLEVDALGRVHPETVRAAIEADPESVALVSVMWANNEVGTVQPVAEIAAVAHEFGIPVHTDAVQALGQVPVDFTASGVDLMTVTGHKVGGPLGVGALVARRDARLMPLSHGGGQERQVRSGTLDVPAIRGFAVAVEAATARLDTEAPRLVALRDALVAGALAAGFEITVSGDFEPGDGVRRLPGNAHLLVPGCDGDSLLYLLDAAGVECSTGSACQAGVPQPSHVLLAMGVSEQDARGALRLTLGHTSTGADVQAFLDALPAAVERARRAQAATSSRRPA; this is translated from the coding sequence GTGCGCGACTCCTTTGCCTACCTCGACCATGCGGCGACGACGCCGATGCTGCCCGAGGCCATCGCGGCGATGAGCGCGCAGATGGCCGTCGTCGGCAACGCCTCCTCGCTGCACACCTCCGGTCGCCAGGCCCGCCGTGTCGTCGAGGAGTCGCGCGAGGCCATCGCCCAGGCCCTGGGTGCGCGCCCGTCCGAGGTGCTGTTCACCTCCGGCGGCACCGAGTCCGACAACCTCGCGGTCAAGGGCACGTTCCTCGCCCGGCGCGAGGCCGACCACCGCCGCGTGCGGCTGCTCGTCAGCGCCGTCGAGCACCACGCCGTCCTGGACTGTGTGGACCACCTCGTCACGCACGAGGGCGCCAAGGTCACCTGGCTGGAGGTCGACGCGCTGGGCCGGGTGCACCCCGAGACGGTGCGCGCCGCGATCGAGGCCGACCCCGAGTCCGTCGCGCTCGTCAGCGTCATGTGGGCCAACAACGAGGTCGGCACCGTCCAGCCCGTGGCCGAGATCGCCGCGGTCGCCCACGAGTTCGGTATCCCGGTCCACACCGACGCGGTCCAGGCCCTCGGGCAGGTGCCGGTGGACTTCACGGCCAGCGGCGTCGACCTGATGACGGTCACCGGCCACAAGGTCGGCGGACCCCTGGGCGTCGGTGCGCTGGTCGCCCGCCGCGACGCCAGGCTCATGCCGCTGAGCCACGGCGGCGGGCAGGAGCGCCAGGTGCGCAGCGGCACCCTCGACGTGCCGGCGATCCGCGGGTTCGCGGTCGCCGTCGAGGCCGCCACGGCGCGGCTGGACACCGAGGCGCCCCGGCTGGTGGCGCTGCGTGACGCGCTGGTCGCCGGAGCCCTCGCCGCCGGCTTCGAGATCACGGTCAGCGGCGACTTCGAGCCCGGCGACGGCGTGCGCCGCCTGCCCGGCAACGCCCACCTGCTCGTGCCCGGCTGCGACGGCGACTCCCTGCTCTACCTGCTCGACGCGGCCGGGGTGGAGTGCTCCACCGGCTCGGCCTGCCAGGCCGGCGTCCCCCAGCCCAGCCACGTGCTGCTGGCCATGGGTGTCTCCGAGCAGGACGCCCGCGGCGCGCTGCGGCTGACCCTGGGCCACACCTCCACCGGGGCCGACGTGCAGGCCTTCCTCGACGCGCTCCCGGCAGCCGTCGAGCGGGCCCGCCGGGCGCAGGCGGCGACCTCCTCGAGGCGGCCGGCCTGA
- a CDS encoding 1,4-alpha-glucan branching protein domain-containing protein, translating into MTDAVPGSFALVLHSHLPWLRHHGVWPLGEEWLHQAWVESYVPLVAELDALAAEGHRDVLTLGVTPVLAAQLDDPAAVVDARTWAGLWEMRCRELGFGQEGHRGDIARYEFAEARRASEQLETRWRHGGSPVLRSLRDAGVVELLGGPATHPFLPLLLPEVADLALRVGLADSRWRLGAPGRGIWSPECGWTPALAPTFAAAGVGHFLVDEQTVRDSGGHPHAGWRVGGTDVVAVARDLPATNLIWSSRDGYPAGAAYRDFHARERFTGARLWAVTGADVPPAGKAPYDPATAAAQVRADVAHFVDAVVARLRAVHAEQGSPGLVVAAYDTELFGHWWHEGPAFLGQAVRALRAAGVTVTTVEKALAAGHVAGDLDLGPGSWGSGKDFSVWDGPAVAPIAHENHWVQRRWLDLMARETPERLRLRRPELDQLLRTMLNALSSDWAFMVTREQAVDYAWRRAEEHRVAFHRLAQLIDDGDTEGALAEAARQAATDDTFPWLDARTAGLPVVPR; encoded by the coding sequence ATGACCGACGCCGTCCCCGGCTCCTTCGCCCTCGTCCTGCACTCGCACCTGCCGTGGCTGCGCCACCACGGTGTCTGGCCGCTGGGCGAGGAATGGCTGCACCAGGCGTGGGTGGAGAGCTACGTGCCGCTCGTGGCGGAGCTCGACGCCCTCGCCGCCGAGGGGCACCGTGACGTGCTCACCTTGGGGGTGACCCCTGTGCTGGCCGCCCAGCTGGACGACCCGGCCGCCGTGGTCGACGCCCGCACCTGGGCCGGGCTGTGGGAGATGCGCTGCCGTGAGCTGGGCTTCGGCCAGGAGGGGCACCGCGGCGACATCGCGCGATACGAGTTCGCGGAGGCCCGACGTGCCTCCGAACAGCTCGAGACCCGCTGGCGGCACGGCGGCTCGCCGGTGCTCCGGTCGCTGCGGGACGCCGGGGTGGTCGAGCTGCTCGGCGGCCCGGCGACCCACCCGTTCCTGCCGCTGCTGCTGCCGGAGGTGGCCGATCTCGCCCTGCGGGTCGGCCTGGCCGACTCGCGGTGGCGGCTGGGCGCGCCCGGGCGCGGGATCTGGAGCCCGGAGTGCGGCTGGACCCCTGCGCTGGCGCCGACCTTCGCTGCGGCCGGGGTGGGGCACTTCCTCGTCGACGAGCAGACCGTGCGCGACAGCGGCGGGCACCCGCACGCCGGCTGGCGCGTGGGCGGCACCGACGTGGTGGCGGTCGCCCGGGACCTGCCGGCGACGAACCTCATCTGGTCCTCCCGCGACGGCTACCCGGCGGGCGCGGCCTACCGCGACTTCCACGCACGCGAGCGGTTCACCGGGGCCCGGTTGTGGGCCGTCACCGGCGCGGACGTGCCGCCGGCGGGCAAGGCGCCCTACGACCCGGCCACCGCCGCGGCGCAGGTGCGGGCGGACGTGGCCCACTTCGTCGACGCCGTGGTCGCCCGGCTGCGGGCGGTGCACGCCGAGCAGGGCTCCCCCGGCCTGGTCGTGGCGGCCTACGACACCGAGCTGTTCGGGCACTGGTGGCACGAGGGGCCGGCGTTCCTGGGGCAGGCGGTCCGGGCGCTGCGCGCCGCCGGGGTGACCGTCACGACGGTGGAGAAGGCCCTGGCCGCCGGGCACGTCGCCGGCGACCTGGACCTCGGACCCGGGTCGTGGGGCTCGGGCAAGGACTTCTCGGTCTGGGACGGCCCGGCGGTCGCCCCGATCGCGCACGAGAACCACTGGGTCCAGCGCCGCTGGCTCGACCTCATGGCGCGTGAGACCCCCGAGCGGCTGCGGCTGCGCCGGCCCGAGCTCGACCAGCTGCTGCGCACGATGCTCAACGCGCTCAGCAGCGACTGGGCGTTCATGGTGACCCGCGAGCAGGCGGTCGACTACGCCTGGCGGCGTGCCGAGGAGCACCGCGTGGCGTTCCACCGCCTGGCCCAGCTGATCGACGACGGCGACACCGAGGGTGCCCTCGCCGAGGCAGCCCGGCAGGCCGCGACGGACGACACCTTCCCGTGGCTGGACGCCCGCACGGCCGGCCTCCCGGTCGTCCCCCGCTGA
- a CDS encoding class I SAM-dependent methyltransferase, protein MGTPELGITGERTVPGIPAENYWFRRHEAVYAALPHHVPRPPRQVLDAGSGEGYGVAAMARLWDAAEVVGVDYDAAAVEHARGTYGSSRCSFVRGPLTSIPLQDNGFDVLLSLQVIEHIWTPRELLGELARVGRPGATVVISTPNRLTFSPGLGRRERPANLFHTREYDAMELAGLVGETLEVDSVLGLHHGPRLTAWEAAHGSLPAAQLAGPPEGWEPALADLVAGVDVADFTLSGEALDASLDLVVVGHVR, encoded by the coding sequence GTGGGCACACCCGAACTGGGCATCACCGGCGAGCGCACGGTGCCCGGCATACCGGCGGAGAACTACTGGTTCCGGCGCCACGAGGCGGTTTATGCCGCCCTGCCGCACCACGTGCCGCGGCCCCCGCGGCAGGTGCTCGACGCCGGCTCCGGCGAGGGCTACGGCGTGGCCGCCATGGCCCGCCTGTGGGACGCGGCCGAGGTCGTCGGCGTGGACTACGACGCCGCGGCGGTCGAGCACGCGCGCGGCACCTACGGGTCGTCGCGTTGCTCCTTCGTGCGCGGACCACTCACCTCGATCCCGTTGCAGGACAACGGCTTTGACGTGCTCCTCTCACTCCAGGTGATCGAGCACATCTGGACTCCCCGCGAGCTGCTCGGTGAGCTGGCGCGGGTCGGGCGGCCGGGCGCAACCGTCGTCATCTCCACGCCGAACCGGCTCACCTTCTCCCCCGGGCTCGGCCGCCGCGAGCGGCCTGCGAACCTGTTCCACACGCGCGAGTACGACGCGATGGAGCTGGCCGGGCTGGTCGGCGAGACTCTGGAGGTGGACTCGGTGCTCGGCCTGCACCACGGCCCCCGCCTGACGGCGTGGGAGGCCGCGCACGGCAGCCTCCCGGCGGCCCAGCTCGCCGGTCCCCCGGAGGGCTGGGAGCCGGCCCTGGCCGACCTCGTCGCGGGGGTCGACGTGGCCGACTTCACCCTCTCCGGCGAAGCCCTCGACGCCAGCCTCGACCTCGTCGTGGTGGGCCACGTCCGATGA
- a CDS encoding class I SAM-dependent methyltransferase, whose product MSDNGSLVQTAASAEEVARAYEDNKLAQVLYHDWEAQTYDDKWSISFDERCIAYARDRFVAIAGDQGWPYGRALELGAGTGFFSLNLKQAGVLDEVHVTDLSPGMVEAARGNAAQLGFTVEGRVADAEGIPYDDDTFDVVVGHAVIHHIPDVEQAFREMLRVLKPGGRFVIAGEPTRIGDWYARQLGRVTWKATTTLTQLPPLRAKWAKDREALDESSRAAALEAVVDLHTFDPDQLARMALRAGAVDVSTTTEELTAALLGWPVRTFEAAVKPGALGWGWAMFAYGSWKRLSAVDRVLSRVLPERLFYNVGITGVKPG is encoded by the coding sequence TTGAGCGACAACGGTTCCCTGGTGCAGACCGCCGCCTCCGCCGAGGAGGTGGCCCGCGCCTACGAGGACAACAAGCTGGCCCAGGTGCTCTACCACGACTGGGAGGCGCAGACCTACGACGACAAGTGGTCGATCTCCTTCGACGAGCGCTGCATCGCCTACGCCCGTGACCGGTTCGTCGCGATCGCCGGCGACCAGGGCTGGCCCTACGGGCGGGCCCTGGAGCTCGGCGCCGGCACCGGCTTCTTCTCCCTCAACCTCAAGCAGGCCGGCGTCCTCGACGAGGTCCACGTGACCGACCTGTCCCCGGGCATGGTCGAGGCCGCCAGGGGCAACGCCGCCCAGCTCGGTTTCACCGTCGAGGGCCGGGTGGCCGACGCCGAGGGCATCCCCTACGACGACGACACGTTCGACGTCGTGGTGGGTCACGCCGTCATCCACCACATCCCCGACGTCGAGCAGGCGTTCCGGGAGATGCTGCGCGTGCTCAAGCCGGGCGGCCGCTTCGTCATCGCCGGCGAGCCGACCCGCATCGGCGACTGGTACGCCCGCCAGCTGGGGCGGGTCACCTGGAAGGCCACGACCACGCTGACCCAGCTGCCGCCGCTGCGCGCCAAGTGGGCCAAGGACCGGGAGGCGCTGGACGAGTCCTCCCGCGCGGCCGCCCTGGAGGCCGTGGTCGACCTGCACACCTTCGACCCCGACCAGCTGGCGCGGATGGCGCTGCGGGCCGGTGCCGTGGACGTGTCCACCACGACCGAGGAGCTGACCGCCGCCCTGCTGGGCTGGCCGGTGCGCACCTTCGAGGCCGCGGTCAAGCCGGGCGCGCTGGGCTGGGGCTGGGCGATGTTCGCCTACGGCTCGTGGAAGCGGCTCTCCGCCGTCGACCGGGTGCTCTCCCGGGTCCTGCCGGAGCGGCTGTTCTACAACGTCGGCATCACCGGCGTGAAGCCCGGCTGA
- a CDS encoding T3SS (YopN, CesT) and YbjN peptide-binding chaperone 1, translating into MTDPTSLPNFAPPPDEHPLRGRVLDVLLDAGLEPDIDDDGDVAFKVNGQTMFVRCMEGDFTIMRVFGQWQIGEDIPQDELAQLRACNDLTLRLNVVKAGLANGTLVVTGEHVVGPGSDISVLLQVTIQLVLSAVQMWHESLTGGGEPGGEA; encoded by the coding sequence ATGACTGATCCCACGTCGTTGCCGAACTTTGCCCCTCCGCCGGACGAGCACCCGCTGCGCGGCCGGGTCCTGGACGTGCTGCTCGACGCCGGGCTGGAGCCCGACATCGACGACGACGGCGACGTCGCGTTCAAGGTCAACGGCCAGACCATGTTCGTGCGCTGCATGGAGGGTGACTTCACCATCATGCGGGTGTTCGGGCAGTGGCAGATCGGCGAGGACATCCCGCAGGACGAGCTGGCCCAGCTGCGCGCCTGCAACGACCTGACCCTGCGCCTCAACGTGGTCAAGGCCGGCCTGGCCAACGGCACCCTCGTCGTCACCGGCGAGCACGTGGTCGGCCCCGGCAGCGACATCAGCGTGCTGCTCCAGGTGACCATCCAGCTGGTCCTCTCCGCGGTGCAGATGTGGCACGAGTCCCTGACCGGCGGCGGCGAGCCGGGGGGAGAGGCGTGA